The following coding sequences lie in one Candidatus Methylomirabilota bacterium genomic window:
- a CDS encoding cytidylate kinase family protein, translating into MPILTMSHEIGAGGPEIAQKVAERLGSHYVDQELISEAALRYGLQEEKLSSLDESKPSLFERFDAETRRYITVLQTALYEFAEKDRVVLMGRAGQWLLRGIPHVLRVRVMAPFDLRVKRLAKKLSGQMGEHTNPRTVHDMARRDDMDKAGRMRYLYEVDVKDPALYDLVINTEKLSIDASVELIAGMLQRPELATTPAGQQLIADRSLASRVQVALATHPETRKYRITVEAKTGVVTLEGTAAMDEAVDVAREVVGVRDVKTQQVDIPPIPPFVA; encoded by the coding sequence ATGCCCATCCTGACCATGTCCCACGAGATCGGAGCGGGCGGTCCGGAGATCGCCCAGAAGGTGGCCGAGCGCCTGGGCAGCCACTATGTGGACCAGGAGCTCATCTCGGAGGCCGCGCTGCGCTACGGCCTCCAGGAGGAGAAGCTCTCGAGCCTGGATGAGTCCAAGCCCTCGCTCTTCGAGCGCTTCGACGCCGAGACGCGACGATACATCACGGTGCTCCAGACGGCGCTCTATGAGTTCGCCGAGAAGGACAGGGTCGTGCTCATGGGGCGCGCCGGGCAATGGCTGCTCCGGGGCATCCCCCACGTGCTGCGCGTCAGGGTCATGGCGCCCTTTGATCTGCGCGTCAAGCGCCTGGCCAAGAAGCTCTCGGGGCAGATGGGCGAGCACACCAACCCGCGGACGGTGCACGACATGGCGAGGCGCGATGACATGGACAAGGCCGGGCGCATGCGCTACCTCTACGAGGTGGACGTGAAGGATCCGGCGCTGTACGACCTGGTCATCAACACGGAGAAGCTGTCCATCGACGCCTCCGTGGAGCTGATCGCGGGGATGCTGCAGCGTCCCGAGCTGGCCACCACGCCGGCCGGGCAGCAGCTCATCGCCGATCGGTCGCTGGCCTCCCGGGTGCAGGTGGCGTTGGCCACGCACCCCGAAACCCGCAAGTACCGCATCACCGTCGAGGCCAAGACCGGAGTGGTCACGCTGGAGGGAACGGCGGCCATGGACGAGGCGGTAGACGTGGCTCGTGAAGTCGTCGGCGTCCGGGATGTCAAGACGCAGCAGGTGGACATACCGCCCATCCCGCCCTTCGTGGCATAG